CCCCAGCCAATCACGTTAACACATGCACTTCCACGGTAGTTAGGTATCAGGTTAAATGTACCAACACAAATGCTTTGTTCTCAGTACGAACAGTACCAAGCCAAAATACTGCAGCAGCTCAGAGtttaattcagtgcatttatTTAGATTCACATATATTTTAAGGCTGTCGGTTGCACAGCATTATTGAGTTTGGAACGTTTCATTAATGCAATcctgatacatttttaataattaaggcGGAATGCATTTATTTCCACTGTTTCTTTTCATAGTCCCACTTATTAGAGAATCCATGGACGGGGTTCACTCTCATATCGATCATCCTCTGCGTCTGCTGTGCGACTGACTCTTGAGACAGAGTGTGCGGAACATCACCATACACtgcaagaaagagaaaaacaacactGGTCACATCAAGAAAGAGAATTAAAGTAATATTCTTGTGTATAATACAAGTTGTTCCcccaaatttattaataattctgtcatcaattattcaCAATCTTGTGTAGGAATTTCAATTTTAAGTTATATACTTAAAGCTATAACTTTAAGATCTATTGACAGCCCAAATTTGAATTGTAgttttgtttgtaaaaacaaacaatttagaAATGCccttacattcattcatttgtttgtttgtttcacagAATAACGAATAATTTATTAAGAGTTCTAAAAGCTTAAGATAAAACACtgatcaataatttaaaaaagtgtaaaagaaaaAGATGGGGGTGTCGAGTGTGAAAACAGTTAATTGTGCAAAATCCCCTTCTATTTCCCCGCTTACTGGAACTGTAGACTTGTCAGCAAAATAAAAAACCCAACAGCACATAGAGACCAACTAACAGAGGGCAGAAGCCAACAGCTCAGACTCTTCTGTGGAGTTATATCCTCCAGGCAAAAACAGGggacaaaaaaaagtaaacaaattagaGAAAAACATTGCATCTGCACAACATGCACAAACCTGTCTGCTAATATCACAGACCTGGTTCATGTAAAAAAAGAGCCAATAAACATGGCTCTTTTTGAACTCGGTCAAAAAAAGGTTGCAGTTCAGGGTTGCAGTTGCAGTTCAAAAATCCACTTGCttctattactattattataaatatgcttctattatcttttattattattattattattatttttttttttttttttttttttttttattatttttatttttgaatggatttttatattatttgaattttcataaaatttgaatttaaaaacattaaataaaaaaataacattttaaataacatttttcatattgatctcattttaaaattgaaattatttgttcctgaattttcaccagccattactccagttttcgaTTACAATTAATATACTAATTTGTTGCTCAACTGATGAccaattattattcattattctttttattatcaatttgtacactatttttgtggaaaccatgatagatttttttttttcaggattctttgatgaatataaagttcaaaagagtaccatttatttgaaataaaactcttctgtaatattatatatgtctttaacttttgatcaattgaatatgtccttgatgaataaaaaaatattaatttcatttttaaagtctCATTTACTGTTAAActatttgaacagtagtgtatcactgtttccacaaaaatatttatcagcagaactgttttcaacactgataatattttaagcaacaaatcagcaaattagaatgataaTGATCTGAAgaatcaagtgacactgaagactggagtaatggctgctgaaaattctgctatgccatcacagaaataaatcacattttaaaacatattcagacagaaaacacttattcaaaattgtaataatatttcacaataaatattattatatatttataaataaacatagaaTGTCTTACATTATTGCTATAATGACAGCAGTCACGTTGATTTTACctcataatatttctttcttgtacattttttatttcaaggttTAAATTTTGAATCCCAGATTCTCGGTGTGGACTCAGACTGTTATCTAGTATTTGGTTTATactatgtcattttttttcaatggCAGCTCCCCTTCTGAGACGCCTCAAGGCTGACAATACAGTTtctgtcacacaaacacatcaataagattatgaattttgtttttgccAGGTTGAGTCATTGCACCTGCCCTGAGGTATTCAGGAAATTCTGTTCAGTTTTCAAGAATTTGTGGGGCACAGATGCCTGCATATCCCAGAATAAGAACCTGAAGTGTGACTGTATCCCAGgtgtctttccaaaaaaattgCCCCTTTTATCTCCTCTTTAAATTCCAACAATTGCTAAAGTCAACCTCAGACGAGTCTTAATACCCAGCCCTAATGAGTTTAACGAACAGCGGCCCAGAGTGGAGTTTTTCAAGTCACAACATGAGCCAGACATTGCGGGAAATACCCCGTGCTCAACTGACAACTGACTTTTGGACTTCTATACCTTTCTGGCTTTGACGTGGCTACACCTCTCTTTCTACCCCCTCAAGGATCCTCACCAAACTTTTgttcacagtttttctttttttcttccctccTTGCGGTATTTTCCTCTACTGCATCTCTCCTGAGGTGATGTAGCATTGACTTCCTTCCTCAAAGAACTGGGGCTTCTGAGACAGAGATGGAGGAGACTCGTCTGCTTCCGCTCACACttatactaacacacacacaagcacacttaTTCTGTTTTAAACATGTCAACTGCTTTCCATCCATCTTAGGCACACACAGCCTTGGAAATCTTCTTATCATTTGTGAAGAAGTTCAGCTGGGTCTTAAGGGATTCCTGAACTGAAGCCATGGCTCAAACACGTAAATCTTTCCCCTCTTTTTCGCTCCTTCAAACCATTGACTGGAAAATACAACCCAGTCCAATTATTTCAGTGGGAGTGTGTGCTGCAGGTAAAAAGGTTGTGCTGATTCTTCCATCTGACATGTGAAATCAGAGGACTGGTGGTCACATTAGAGGAAAaggataaaaaaagaacaaaatccaAGTGAAATTGAACTCTTTTGGGCCTTAgtgaaatgtaaattctgtcatcatttacttccctTCATGATGTTCCAATcgtgtatgactttctgtcttccatggaacacaaaagatgatattttgaagaatagtggcaaccaaacagtttcaggTTCCATTCACTTTCATATGGTAACTTGTTTTGAGTCtaattgacttccattgtatggacaaaaaaaaattatatggaagtcaatgggacaaaaaaaaagaaaataaattatttgaaagaatattgtcaaccaaacagtttcaggtcttattgacttccatagtatgaacaaaaaaatactacagaagtcaatgggacacaaaagaaaatagtttGAAAAATACTGGCAACCAACTGCACTGCCTTTcatagtatggacaaaaaaatactatggaatcAATGGAACCTTAACAtgttttccaacattcttcaaactgtcttctcttgtgttccacagaagaaagaatggcatgagggtgaggaaatgttTTGCATGGACTATCACTTTAATTTATCAGAAGCCAATCTGTTACAGGTATGTTGATTTTGGTTTTGATAACTGTTTCTGATTTCAGattggatgaataaataaatcatcaacaCAATTAAATCCAGCTGAATCTCACATCAAAGCAACATAACGTATCGTGAATGATGAAATGCCTGAAATTCAAGCATTTAAAACTTTCCTGCCATGATAATCTGGTAATCAAAAACTATTATGCATCATTTAGAGAATGTATATATCTTCATATATAAACCCACCATAGACACGCTGCCACCACACCAGCAGCCCTGTGAAGCCAAGGAAGATGAAGACGCCTCCAAGGACAGTCATCCACTCTTTGGAGCCTTGCCTCATCTCTGCATACGACAGCTCATGTGTGAGTCTGTATACTgcaaaaaaagtaagaaaaaaaaaaacactacagatGATCTGATTAGTAACTGTTGGATTTAGAAGCACGCACACTTGAAAGCCAAAGAGGTTTGCCACCATTCAACTCAAACACTTATACAACGCTGCCATCTGGTGGGAAAGAACTTTTAATACTTGAGGCCAAATGAGTGTGAAGTCATTATCATATCTGCCATAATCATTGTAATTCCCAAGATCCATGCCCCATttactaaattaataatttagcCTTGAGGGATCTTACCcaggtaaaataatctattatACATCACAAagtaatataaaactgaaataaatataaaaaaaaaaaaaattatgaaaatataattcaatatagaaaatgtacaaatgtacaaaatataaaatatttaaaaaaaaatctttatactTATACTAGGCTGTATTGATAACTAAGGGGTGATTTGTGACATTTAGCTTCTGTTAGAACTGGAAAAATCCTGCTGAAACCTCtcaattttaaaagcaaataattCTAATAGCTACTGAAGAAAATTTATCAGTTTCTGCCAAGTGTTCAATCAGCATTCAAACCCTTTTAGACCTAAAGGATCTTATTAACTTCTATTGGTGGGTCTAAAAAAGCTGTTCTTCATAACTAAATAAAGGATATGTACCCATATATCcagaattatatatatcataaacatatatatcataaatatataaaaatacatatatattatatatatcataaagatttttttttaattatgttttggaaagaagtatcttaagctcaccaaggtatttagtaaaaacactaatactgtgaaatattttttacaatttacaatgttttctatttgaatgtgttttgaacttaaatatattcctgtgatgacaaagctgaattttcagcagccattactccagtcttcagtacttgatccttcagaaatcattctgcacggtaaacatttattattactttcaatgttaaaaacagctgtgctgcttaatatattcatggaaactctaattctttgatgaattatttaatgaaaatttataaaattttatacacaatataaaagtctttactgttacttttgatcaattgaatgtgtccctgtggaataaaattattaatttcttatctTGTcttatcttaaaaatattaacCCCAGACTTCTAAATGGTACTGTATATCATATTTTCATTACAGTACCTACTTCTACTTTCAGTAAAAAATGACATGTGAGCATGTTTATATTGTAAAGACAAATATTCAGGTGCCTTGTGAGTGAGTAACAGTTTCCTCCACACCCAGGGTCAAAGTCTAACCTGTTCTTGTAACAATAGTAGATTTATGACTGATCATTTTCTTATTAAGCAGTAGATTAAAAAGCTAAAAGTTGGTCTATGT
This sequence is a window from Cyprinus carpio isolate SPL01 chromosome A24, ASM1834038v1, whole genome shotgun sequence. Protein-coding genes within it:
- the LOC109049772 gene encoding cytochrome c oxidase subunit 4 isoform 1, mitochondrial-like — encoded protein: MLASRALVRGLQSGFWRRVSTSSAAWAAHTHDVDVIDCSVPQYNNRLDTPLPDVPFVRNLSSEQKKLKEKEKGSWTQLTKEEKLALYRLTHELSYAEMRQGSKEWMTVLGGVFIFLGFTGLLVWWQRVYVYGDVPHTLSQESVAQQTQRMIDMRVNPVHGFSNKWDYEKKQWK